The following nucleotide sequence is from Anabaena sphaerica FACHB-251.
CTGCTAAAATGCTACTAGCAGCAGCTATATTTCTTTGTAACTTTTGTTCGGTGATTGCTTCAACTGCTTTGGCCACTTGGCTTAATACTATTTTAGGCTCTTTTGTCTGACTTAGCACTGCAAAGGGCAATAAACCCGGTAAAGTCATAAATTGCTCGGTTGGTTGTTCCCACAGTCGAATTACTTCAAATTCATGGTAGGTTTTACTTAATTTGAAACTGTTTTTGTAGACTAATTCTGAATCGGTTTTTCTCAGATATACTACTACTTGACGCATTTCTTTTTCAGGAAACCGCCGATAACCTCTGATCCGATAATCTGTCATTCTAAAAGGTATTTCTTTATCTGGATCGGTTTGAAATTCGCTGTGGAGAACTAATTCATTAGATTGTAATAAAATTAATGAATCGGCTCTAATTGGTTCGTTTGATAGTTCTGTGGGACTAAGTTTTGTTAGTTTTATGGGTGAACCTAGTAACCATGTT
It contains:
- a CDS encoding Rpn family recombination-promoting nuclease/putative transposase — protein: MYDNICKFIAENYKDDLVTWLLGSPIKLTKLSPTELSNEPIRADSLILLQSNELVLHSEFQTDPDKEIPFRMTDYRIRGYRRFPEKEMRQVVVYLRKTDSELVYKNSFKLSKTYHEFEVIRLWEQPTEQFMTLPGLLPFAVLSQTKEPKIVLSQVAKAVEAITEQKLQRNIAAASSILAGLVLEKEVIKKIFRSEIMRESVIYQEILEEGKAEGKAEGKAENARNVAINLLRMGMSLQQIAEVTELSIEQVQDLQKEIQAS